The Dehalococcoidia bacterium genome has a window encoding:
- a CDS encoding cobalamin-dependent protein (Presence of a B(12) (cobalamin)-binding domain implies dependence on cobalamin itself, in one of its several forms, or in some unusual lineages, dependence on a cobalamin-like analog.) has translation MTAQKKPIKVLMAKTSLDAHWRGPVVVSSALRDAGMEVIFGGRMRYDEIANTAIQEDVDVIGLNIGGRYGQIEDMIKILRANKADDKLIIAGGTVPAENIPMMKAMGVAEVFPPESDLDAIVKFVQDNVKK, from the coding sequence TTGACTGCACAAAAAAAACCGATCAAGGTGTTGATGGCAAAAACCAGTCTGGATGCACACTGGAGAGGGCCGGTGGTGGTATCCTCGGCCCTGCGCGACGCTGGCATGGAAGTGATCTTTGGCGGGCGTATGAGATACGATGAGATCGCCAATACGGCCATCCAGGAAGATGTGGATGTGATCGGGCTCAATATAGGCGGGCGATACGGGCAAATTGAGGATATGATAAAGATACTTCGCGCCAATAAGGCCGACGATAAGCTGATTATTGCCGGCGGCACAGTGCCCGCCGAGAATATACCGATGATGAAGGCGATGGGCGTTGCCGAGGTCTTTCCTCCGGAATCCGATCTCGATGCCATTGTCAAATTTGTTCAGGATAACGTCAAGAAATAG
- a CDS encoding methylmalonyl-CoA mutase family protein yields the protein MEKKKTEKQFVTGSGLPVKGIYTQGDVADLNADRDFGVPGTFPFLRGGYPGMYRSQPWRIRQLTAYGSVEDQRDRVRYAISHGDLAITMTGDFATSSMYDLDDQPIAARTCDVGLVGAPILSLEDWEIILEGIPLDKAYIGALAPSQGQPFYFGCYFALAEKQGIPLNKIMGTGFQDMCTCYLASPFTDSIAPASALKLIGDTIEYCVENTPHVTTGSFSGYNIRECGITAYQEIAVMLACACTYIDEVLSRGKLKIDDFAYSIAGGHMSCDRDFFEEIAKFRIMRRCWAKLMKNRYGAQNPKSMMFRIHVQTSGASLTLHQPMNNVVRVAYQVLAAALGGVQSMNSDCYDEAVSVPSEEAALLAIRTQQIAQHELGIMNVADPLGGSYYLERLSNDLEEKVWDYLKKIDEQGGFLAALESGWLPREFTMGMLNEEKKAKTGEKKIVGVNCFTMDYEPFKIKAFDTGSGVWEKEMARLERLRQRRDKKAVEKALSDLRRAVETGQNVMPASIAAGRAYVTTGEIGRLWREIYPVIKEPIASFW from the coding sequence ATGGAGAAGAAGAAGACGGAGAAGCAATTCGTCACTGGATCTGGTCTGCCTGTCAAGGGAATCTATACTCAGGGAGATGTCGCCGATCTGAATGCTGATCGAGATTTTGGTGTTCCAGGCACGTTCCCGTTCCTGCGGGGCGGTTATCCCGGGATGTATCGCTCCCAGCCCTGGCGTATCCGACAGCTCACAGCTTATGGCTCGGTGGAGGACCAGCGTGATCGGGTTCGATATGCCATTAGCCACGGCGATCTGGCTATCACGATGACCGGAGATTTCGCTACCTCTTCTATGTACGATCTGGATGATCAACCCATCGCCGCACGCACCTGCGATGTCGGTTTGGTGGGCGCACCCATTCTTTCACTGGAGGATTGGGAGATCATTCTCGAGGGAATTCCACTGGATAAGGCATATATCGGTGCTCTGGCACCATCGCAGGGCCAGCCCTTCTATTTCGGTTGCTACTTTGCCTTGGCAGAAAAGCAGGGCATTCCGTTGAATAAAATCATGGGAACCGGATTCCAGGATATGTGTACCTGTTATCTGGCCAGTCCCTTTACCGATTCTATTGCGCCGGCCAGCGCTCTGAAGCTTATCGGCGATACCATCGAGTACTGCGTGGAGAACACGCCGCACGTGACCACCGGATCGTTCTCCGGATACAACATCCGGGAATGCGGCATCACCGCCTATCAGGAGATCGCGGTTATGCTGGCCTGCGCCTGCACCTATATTGATGAGGTGTTGAGCCGGGGGAAACTCAAGATCGATGACTTTGCCTATAGCATTGCTGGTGGACACATGTCCTGCGATAGGGATTTCTTCGAAGAGATCGCCAAGTTCAGGATCATGCGGCGTTGCTGGGCCAAGTTGATGAAGAATCGATACGGTGCCCAGAATCCGAAGTCGATGATGTTCAGGATTCACGTCCAGACATCGGGCGCCAGCCTCACCCTCCATCAGCCGATGAACAACGTTGTTCGGGTGGCGTATCAGGTGCTGGCGGCAGCGTTGGGCGGCGTCCAGTCGATGAATTCCGACTGCTATGATGAAGCAGTCAGCGTTCCTTCCGAGGAAGCGGCCCTGCTGGCCATTCGAACCCAGCAGATTGCCCAGCATGAGCTGGGGATCATGAATGTGGCCGACCCGCTGGGCGGATCGTACTATTTGGAGCGACTCAGCAATGATCTGGAAGAGAAGGTGTGGGATTATCTGAAGAAGATCGATGAGCAGGGCGGATTCTTGGCGGCGTTGGAATCGGGATGGTTGCCCAGGGAATTCACGATGGGCATGCTGAATGAGGAAAAGAAGGCCAAGACGGGCGAGAAGAAGATCGTCGGGGTCAACTGTTTCACTATGGACTACGAACCCTTCAAGATCAAAGCCTTCGATACCGGCTCAGGCGTCTGGGAAAAGGAAATGGCCCGGCTTGAGAGACTGCGTCAGCGAAGGGATAAGAAAGCGGTTGAGAAAGCGCTGAGTGATCTGCGCCGGGCGGTTGAGACCGGGCAGAATGTGATGCCCGCTTCCATCGCAGCCGGCAGGGCTTATGTCACCACTGGAGAGATCGGCAGGCTTTGGCGGGAGATATACCCTGTGATTAAGGAACCTATTGCTTCTTTCTGGTAA
- a CDS encoding 2-hydroxyacyl-CoA dehydratase family protein yields the protein MAEGEAPRDKTSAVKSTQTARKVRKVVKTMYTEAQEAKAAGKPVAYGMMGSMYDEILIAMDVPVVWTENYAGLCATKQDAGRFLVKAENEGYSNVICGYARTGIGFDAMRRELGGAMPENAPDGGMPVPDMLLGSSCTCDPRFKWYQALGHYMDTPTYCHDVLIPPSTADLKEVAPYYVKYQVEQLQGLIGFLEKQTGRKFDYDKLSHHLALSDKTYETWWEIDRLRRAKPAPMASEDHFAIFIPGVFRLGHQETLDFYQELYAEIKDRVDKGIGVLPGEKYRLLWGGGLPPWHTMWMFNQLQDMGAVFAIENAYFQWEPIEIPVGLENPLEHLAWRTLLMLTLNYDKARTGSGNPTVERLLRMVKEYDIDGMVMHATRSCRAMTVGQIHLSNLVREHIKLPSLLLISDIVDLRDYSEAQWRMQIDSFMETVRTRKSSKG from the coding sequence ATGGCCGAGGGGGAGGCGCCACGGGATAAGACCAGCGCGGTAAAATCGACACAGACTGCTCGCAAAGTGCGAAAAGTCGTCAAGACAATGTATACCGAGGCTCAGGAGGCCAAGGCGGCGGGTAAGCCAGTGGCTTACGGCATGATGGGCTCAATGTATGATGAGATACTGATTGCCATGGACGTGCCTGTCGTTTGGACGGAGAATTACGCAGGACTTTGTGCCACCAAGCAAGACGCCGGGAGATTCTTGGTTAAGGCTGAGAATGAGGGCTACTCGAACGTCATATGCGGCTACGCACGAACCGGCATCGGTTTCGATGCCATGCGGCGTGAGCTGGGGGGGGCAATGCCGGAAAATGCACCTGATGGCGGCATGCCTGTACCTGACATGCTACTGGGCAGCAGTTGTACGTGCGATCCCAGGTTCAAATGGTATCAGGCCTTAGGGCATTATATGGACACCCCGACATACTGTCATGATGTACTGATACCGCCAAGTACTGCGGACCTCAAGGAGGTAGCTCCTTATTACGTTAAGTACCAGGTGGAACAGCTTCAGGGGTTAATTGGCTTTCTGGAGAAGCAAACCGGCAGGAAGTTTGACTACGATAAGTTGAGCCATCATCTGGCCCTTTCCGATAAGACCTACGAAACTTGGTGGGAGATAGATCGGCTGCGCCGTGCTAAACCCGCACCGATGGCTTCTGAGGATCATTTTGCCATCTTCATTCCAGGCGTATTCAGGCTTGGTCACCAGGAGACCCTGGATTTTTACCAGGAACTGTATGCCGAGATAAAAGATAGAGTGGATAAAGGCATCGGGGTTCTGCCGGGCGAAAAGTATCGGTTGCTTTGGGGTGGCGGGCTGCCGCCGTGGCACACCATGTGGATGTTCAATCAGCTTCAGGATATGGGAGCGGTGTTTGCCATAGAGAACGCCTATTTCCAGTGGGAGCCAATTGAGATACCGGTTGGGTTGGAGAATCCGCTTGAGCACCTGGCATGGAGAACGCTGCTCATGCTTACTCTGAACTACGATAAGGCCCGTACGGGCAGTGGCAATCCCACTGTGGAGAGGTTGCTGAGGATGGTGAAAGAGTATGATATCGATGGGATGGTAATGCATGCCACCCGGTCTTGCAGGGCCATGACGGTAGGTCAGATTCATCTGAGTAATCTGGTGAGGGAACATATTAAACTACCCTCGCTTTTGCTCATCAGCGATATCGTTGACCTGAGGGACTATTCGGAAGCCCAGTGGCGCATGCAAATAGACTCATTCATGGAGACCGTTAGAACTCGCAAGAGCAGCAAGGGTTAG
- a CDS encoding 2-hydroxyacyl-CoA dehydratase family protein, with amino-acid sequence MSTERLSRLEKLYSNRSERAVNLRGQGRKVIGYFCAYNPLEIMTALDIVPYRITGAVDEPITKANAYLETIMCPFVRSAFDLSLKGRYDFLDGLLVPHTCDTVQRIYGIWDHYNKPFYSHFIDVPHMLQPSSYGFFKNELITFQKSLEELTGKKLTAERLKREIELHNTQRKLLRDLYQLRKVDPPLISGAEVLKTLIVAMSLPPEEANDLIKDVIKEVKAGAKGPGKAGARLMIYGCEIDDAAFMNLVEGSGANVVADDLCIGTRFFWEDVPVTADPLDGLAKRYMELRCPRTYRDKATGTTHEEDIKSRFAYLGDFAREFNVNGVILYIIRFCDTHELDAPDVIEYLKGLGLPVLHIEDDYSATTIGQLSTRVQAFLETIR; translated from the coding sequence ATGAGTACTGAGAGACTATCCCGACTAGAGAAACTTTACAGCAACAGATCCGAAAGGGCTGTGAACCTGAGAGGGCAGGGCAGAAAGGTAATTGGCTATTTTTGTGCCTATAATCCTCTTGAGATCATGACGGCGTTGGATATAGTGCCATATCGCATCACCGGCGCTGTTGATGAGCCTATCACCAAAGCTAACGCTTATCTGGAAACCATCATGTGTCCCTTCGTTCGTAGCGCTTTCGATCTGTCGTTAAAGGGGCGGTATGATTTCCTCGATGGGTTGTTGGTGCCCCATACCTGCGATACGGTGCAAAGGATATATGGGATTTGGGACCACTATAATAAACCGTTCTATTCCCATTTCATTGACGTGCCCCATATGCTTCAGCCTTCTTCCTATGGGTTCTTCAAGAACGAACTGATCACCTTCCAGAAGAGCCTTGAGGAGTTGACAGGTAAGAAGCTGACGGCTGAGCGGCTTAAACGCGAGATTGAGCTTCACAACACACAGAGGAAGCTGCTTAGAGATCTGTACCAGTTAAGAAAAGTGGATCCGCCTCTCATTTCCGGGGCGGAGGTTCTCAAGACCCTAATTGTGGCAATGAGCCTTCCACCGGAAGAAGCCAATGATCTCATCAAGGATGTCATCAAAGAGGTCAAGGCAGGCGCGAAGGGTCCGGGTAAAGCCGGGGCCCGTCTGATGATCTATGGGTGTGAGATAGACGATGCCGCCTTCATGAATTTGGTGGAGGGTAGCGGGGCAAATGTGGTCGCGGATGACCTGTGCATCGGCACGCGGTTTTTCTGGGAGGATGTGCCTGTCACCGCCGACCCGCTGGATGGGCTGGCAAAACGGTATATGGAACTGCGATGTCCTCGCACCTACAGGGATAAAGCAACTGGAACCACTCACGAGGAGGACATCAAGAGCAGGTTTGCCTATTTGGGTGATTTTGCTCGTGAGTTTAACGTTAACGGAGTCATTTTGTATATCATCAGGTTCTGCGATACCCATGAACTGGATGCCCCCGATGTCATCGAGTATCTCAAGGGGCTGGGGTTGCCTGTGCTGCACATTGAGGATGACTATAGTGCGACAACCATCGGGCAACTCAGTACCAGGGTGCAAGCGTTCCTGGAGACAATTAGGTAG
- a CDS encoding CoA transferase yields the protein MKKPLEGYRVLDWTIWQQGPVATVMLGDLGAEVIKIEERTGGDPARGMMKLAGASAGVAGRNFYFENNNRNKRSLVVDLRKKEGKEIIYKLVEKSDVFVQNFRQGVAARLGLDYATLSKYNPKLIYVSASGWGPEGPDAEKPAFDYTGLARSGLMSMAGEPDMPPLLIQGGIGDQMGATVTAYAIVTALLARERTGEGQQVDTSLLGSLIWLQGLNVSMQLLLGGNMPRITRAKAGNPLYNHYKCKDGKFLALAQLQPDKVWPSFCKILGLSDLEKDPRFSNMMERGKNCAALIVELDKAFASKDREEWIKLLAQDKEIIVECVATIADVAKDPQSIANKYVTSMEHPVWGPIKVVGPPMKFSKCDIGPQREAPEFGQHTEEILTEMLGYSWDTVSKMKDAQII from the coding sequence ATGAAGAAACCACTGGAAGGATACAGGGTTCTGGACTGGACGATCTGGCAACAGGGACCGGTGGCAACGGTCATGTTGGGGGATCTGGGGGCTGAAGTAATCAAGATTGAAGAGAGAACCGGGGGGGATCCGGCGCGCGGCATGATGAAACTGGCAGGAGCATCCGCTGGTGTGGCTGGCCGCAACTTCTATTTTGAGAACAACAATCGGAACAAAAGAAGCCTGGTGGTGGACCTCCGCAAGAAAGAGGGCAAGGAGATTATCTACAAGCTGGTGGAGAAGTCCGATGTCTTCGTGCAGAATTTCCGGCAGGGAGTAGCCGCTCGACTGGGACTGGATTACGCCACCCTCTCAAAGTACAACCCAAAACTGATTTATGTTTCAGCTTCCGGTTGGGGGCCTGAGGGTCCTGATGCCGAGAAGCCCGCTTTTGACTACACCGGACTGGCCAGGTCAGGCCTCATGAGCATGGCGGGCGAACCCGATATGCCGCCGCTGCTGATTCAAGGTGGAATCGGAGATCAGATGGGCGCGACCGTCACTGCTTATGCCATCGTTACCGCTCTGCTTGCCAGAGAGAGAACCGGAGAGGGCCAGCAAGTCGATACGTCGTTGCTGGGTAGTCTGATATGGCTTCAAGGATTGAACGTTTCCATGCAGCTTCTTCTGGGCGGTAATATGCCGCGCATCACTCGCGCCAAGGCCGGCAATCCGCTTTATAACCACTACAAGTGCAAGGACGGCAAGTTCCTGGCACTGGCGCAATTGCAGCCTGACAAGGTCTGGCCGTCCTTCTGCAAAATACTGGGATTGAGCGATCTGGAGAAGGATCCGCGTTTCTCCAACATGATGGAGAGAGGGAAGAACTGCGCCGCTTTGATCGTTGAGTTGGATAAGGCTTTTGCTTCCAAGGACAGAGAGGAGTGGATCAAACTTCTGGCGCAGGATAAGGAAATTATCGTTGAGTGCGTCGCCACGATCGCTGATGTGGCCAAGGATCCCCAGTCAATTGCCAACAAGTATGTCACCAGCATGGAGCATCCGGTGTGGGGGCCGATCAAAGTGGTCGGACCGCCCATGAAATTCAGCAAATGCGATATCGGACCTCAGAGGGAGGCTCCCGAGTTCGGGCAGCATACCGAGGAGATACTGACGGAGATGCTTGGGTATAGCTGGGACACAGTTTCCAAGATGAAGGATGCCCAGATCATCTAA
- a CDS encoding 2-oxoacid:acceptor oxidoreductase family protein: MAKRYEAIFAGTGGRGVLTAGQMLTQVALKDFPHVLYFPSYGTEMRGGTSECTVVLSESPIGSPVLTQSNVLVIFDITQLQAFENRIKPGGLLILESSTLENGQNPTTRKDIKTLNVPALKIAGELGDIRTISQVLLGAYVQATGVMPADVIEVKLKERFTEKGLTKVIDINIKAFREGLKAAKGGK, encoded by the coding sequence ATGGCCAAGAGATATGAGGCCATTTTCGCCGGAACTGGCGGCAGGGGTGTACTAACAGCAGGGCAAATGTTGACCCAGGTGGCGCTCAAGGATTTTCCCCATGTGCTGTATTTCCCGTCTTATGGCACTGAGATGAGGGGAGGAACCAGCGAGTGCACCGTGGTTCTTTCGGAATCGCCGATAGGCTCTCCGGTTCTGACACAGAGCAATGTGCTGGTGATCTTTGATATCACCCAGCTTCAGGCCTTCGAAAACCGGATTAAGCCCGGAGGCTTACTGATCCTCGAGAGCAGCACTTTGGAAAATGGCCAGAATCCAACAACCAGAAAGGATATCAAGACACTCAACGTCCCAGCTCTGAAGATTGCCGGGGAACTGGGCGATATTAGGACGATCAGCCAGGTTCTGCTTGGTGCTTATGTTCAGGCCACCGGTGTAATGCCTGCCGATGTTATCGAGGTTAAACTGAAGGAAAGATTCACCGAGAAGGGTTTGACAAAGGTGATCGATATCAATATTAAGGCCTTCAGAGAGGGATTGAAGGCAGCAAAGGGAGGGAAATAA
- a CDS encoding thiamine pyrophosphate-dependent enzyme, with product MIKEKVYGVPKYGVAYPGLLCPGCGHGIVRHMIAEVLEEMDLGEKAIHVGGMGCTGYVTFTLRLDQMSCTHGTGPALATGVKRGLNGKPFVFTYQGDGDAMAIGAGALINAAARGEKITVIMGNNANYGTTGGQMAPTTLIGQKTTTTPMGRDPELHGYPQRTAELLATIEGVAYSARGSVSSPANYQKVKKMLKTAFQKQLDGEGLSFLEILVACPTDWKKTPAESLKWIDEVLTKTYPLGEIKNISRKK from the coding sequence ATGATTAAAGAGAAAGTCTACGGCGTGCCTAAATATGGGGTGGCTTATCCCGGCCTCTTGTGTCCTGGTTGCGGCCACGGCATAGTAAGACACATGATAGCTGAAGTCCTCGAGGAGATGGACCTTGGTGAAAAGGCTATCCACGTGGGTGGAATGGGTTGCACGGGTTATGTCACCTTTACATTGAGGTTGGATCAGATGTCCTGTACTCATGGAACAGGTCCCGCTCTGGCCACAGGCGTCAAGCGCGGACTGAACGGCAAACCCTTTGTATTCACTTATCAGGGCGATGGCGATGCCATGGCCATTGGCGCGGGCGCTCTAATTAACGCTGCCGCTCGAGGCGAGAAGATCACGGTGATCATGGGGAACAACGCCAATTACGGCACAACCGGTGGCCAGATGGCACCGACAACTCTAATCGGCCAGAAGACTACCACTACTCCCATGGGGCGTGATCCGGAGCTTCACGGTTATCCGCAGCGCACCGCAGAGTTGCTGGCCACGATTGAGGGCGTTGCTTATAGCGCCAGGGGGTCGGTGAGCTCTCCGGCCAACTATCAGAAGGTTAAGAAGATGCTGAAGACGGCCTTCCAGAAACAGCTGGATGGCGAAGGCCTCAGTTTTCTCGAAATTCTGGTTGCGTGTCCCACGGACTGGAAGAAGACGCCGGCTGAATCGCTTAAGTGGATTGATGAGGTGCTGACCAAAACCTATCCTTTAGGCGAAATTAAGAACATCAGCCGGAAGAAATAA
- a CDS encoding transketolase C-terminal domain-containing protein gives MGERIWANGNQAVGWGAVSAGCLHFFGYPITPQNEVTEWFAAELPKRGGSFVQGESEWSVAAMVYGCSASGVRCITSTSSPGWGLMQEVLSNFASAEVPGVFVNIQRGGPGQGTTQHAQTDYLSVTRGGHGGYKSFVLVPNSIQEICDYVQWAFYLSEKYRVLAIVLADAIIGQMAEPLNIQTLDFGPVPPKTWATTGMLGTRQRPNHITPGWVINPYVTGLAAFQEKWNRMQSEVKFEALKVDDAELVLVAFGYPSRVCMDVVEQARSEGLKVGMLRPQTVWPFPTEAIRKKASQKGVKFLVVEDNLGQMIDDVRLAVEGRAPVHHLGITARHLPSGAGMLMPTRVLEEVKKLI, from the coding sequence ATGGGTGAAAGAATCTGGGCCAACGGAAATCAGGCGGTGGGTTGGGGAGCAGTAAGTGCGGGATGTCTACACTTTTTCGGCTATCCCATCACGCCGCAAAATGAGGTGACCGAATGGTTCGCCGCCGAGCTTCCCAAGCGTGGAGGAAGTTTCGTTCAGGGCGAATCCGAATGGTCGGTGGCGGCTATGGTATACGGGTGCAGCGCATCGGGTGTTCGATGCATAACTTCCACTTCCAGCCCCGGATGGGGATTGATGCAGGAAGTGCTCTCGAACTTTGCTTCGGCCGAAGTTCCGGGTGTCTTTGTAAACATCCAGAGAGGCGGCCCAGGGCAGGGCACTACGCAGCATGCTCAGACGGATTATCTCTCTGTTACCCGGGGCGGACACGGAGGATATAAGAGCTTTGTGCTCGTGCCAAATTCAATTCAGGAGATCTGTGACTACGTCCAATGGGCATTCTATCTTTCGGAGAAGTATCGGGTCTTGGCGATCGTGCTCGCCGACGCCATTATCGGCCAGATGGCCGAGCCCTTGAACATACAGACTCTGGATTTCGGGCCCGTGCCGCCGAAGACATGGGCTACCACTGGGATGTTAGGCACCCGACAGAGGCCTAATCACATTACCCCCGGATGGGTGATCAATCCTTATGTCACCGGATTGGCTGCGTTCCAGGAGAAGTGGAATCGGATGCAATCCGAGGTCAAATTTGAAGCCTTAAAGGTTGACGATGCCGAATTGGTTCTGGTAGCGTTTGGATATCCCTCGCGGGTGTGCATGGATGTTGTGGAGCAGGCACGAAGTGAGGGTCTTAAGGTGGGTATGTTGAGACCTCAGACCGTATGGCCGTTCCCAACCGAGGCAATCCGTAAGAAGGCGTCACAGAAGGGAGTCAAATTCCTGGTCGTGGAAGATAATCTGGGCCAGATGATAGACGATGTAAGGCTGGCCGTTGAGGGAAGAGCCCCCGTGCATCACCTGGGGATAACGGCCCGGCATTTGCCCTCAGGCGCGGGAATGTTAATGCCCACCAGAGTACTTGAAGAGGTGAAGAAGCTGATATGA
- a CDS encoding 4Fe-4S binding protein — protein sequence MAKGEITINEMMCQGCGYCVQFCPKHCLEFVGEKMSSRGYLVPTIVKPEDCTGCATCGWMCGHMAIEVYKYKDEAVNK from the coding sequence ATGGCTAAGGGCGAAATCACCATAAACGAGATGATGTGTCAGGGGTGCGGCTATTGTGTTCAATTTTGCCCCAAACACTGTTTGGAGTTTGTGGGAGAAAAGATGAGCAGCCGGGGTTATCTGGTGCCCACGATAGTCAAGCCGGAGGACTGCACTGGTTGTGCAACATGCGGCTGGATGTGTGGCCACATGGCCATCGAGGTCTATAAGTATAAAGACGAAGCAGTCAATAAGTAG